One genomic segment of Burkholderiaceae bacterium includes these proteins:
- a CDS encoding ABC transporter substrate-binding protein, whose protein sequence is MKRTLFSLACALALAAGPALAQSQGVSKTEITVATIQDLSGPLAGFGKQARNGMQLRVDEINEQGGVNGRKLVFKSEDSGYDPKRAVLAAQKLVNQDHIFAMVGHIGTASNMATFPVLFPKKVINFYPLTGAREMFEEPNRNLKFAFSVPYYDQTRTGTPRLVKEKGAKKVCSIYQDDEFGLEVMRGAEDGLKTIGMQLAEKTTYKRGATDFSSQVAKMKSAGCDLVVLGTVIRETIGTIGEARKTGFSPTFLGTTAAYTDLIHKLGGKAMDGLYATMAIQVPYLDDASQPLRFWANKYKTKFNEDPGVFSVYGYEIMDNFIQGVQRAGPNLTTESFIKGMESAPIEPDMFGSDTLKFSATNRLGTERSRLSQIQDGRWKVVSDYFK, encoded by the coding sequence ATGAAACGCACCCTGTTTTCCCTCGCCTGCGCCCTGGCCCTCGCGGCCGGCCCGGCCCTGGCCCAGAGCCAGGGCGTGAGCAAGACCGAGATCACGGTCGCCACCATCCAGGACTTGTCGGGCCCGCTGGCGGGCTTTGGCAAGCAGGCGCGCAACGGCATGCAGCTGCGCGTGGACGAGATCAACGAGCAGGGCGGCGTCAACGGCCGCAAGCTGGTGTTCAAGTCCGAGGACTCGGGCTACGACCCCAAGCGCGCGGTGCTGGCGGCGCAAAAGCTGGTCAACCAGGACCACATCTTCGCTATGGTCGGCCACATCGGCACGGCGTCCAACATGGCGACCTTTCCGGTGCTGTTTCCCAAGAAGGTGATCAACTTCTACCCGCTCACCGGCGCGCGCGAGATGTTCGAGGAGCCCAACCGCAACCTCAAGTTCGCCTTCAGCGTGCCCTACTACGACCAGACGCGCACCGGCACGCCGCGCCTGGTGAAGGAAAAGGGCGCCAAGAAGGTGTGCTCCATCTACCAGGACGACGAGTTCGGCCTGGAGGTGATGCGCGGCGCCGAAGACGGCCTGAAGACCATCGGCATGCAGCTGGCCGAGAAGACCACCTACAAGCGCGGCGCCACCGATTTCTCCTCGCAGGTGGCCAAGATGAAGTCCGCCGGCTGCGACCTGGTGGTGCTGGGCACCGTGATCCGCGAGACCATCGGCACCATCGGCGAGGCGCGCAAGACGGGCTTTTCTCCCACCTTCCTGGGCACCACCGCCGCCTACACCGACCTGATCCACAAGCTGGGCGGCAAGGCCATGGACGGCCTGTACGCCACCATGGCCATCCAGGTGCCCTACCTGGACGACGCCTCGCAGCCGCTGCGCTTCTGGGCCAACAAGTACAAGACCAAGTTCAACGAGGACCCGGGCGTGTTCTCGGTCTACGGCTACGAGATCATGGACAACTTCATCCAGGGCGTGCAGCGCGCCGGCCCCAACCTGACGACCGAGAGCTTCATCAAGGGCATGGAAAGCGCGCCCATCGAGCCCGACATGTTCGGCAGCGACACGCTCAAGTTCTCCGCCACCAACCGCCTGGGCACCGAGCGCTCGCGCCTGTCGCAGATCCAGGACGGGCGCTGGAAGGTGGTGTCGGACTACTTCAAGTAA
- a CDS encoding branched-chain amino acid ABC transporter permease, whose translation MEFIQLVISGVAQGCIYGLIALGFVLIYKATETVSFVQGDLMMLGAFCGYVGMTLLGFPFWLAVLASIAAMGLFGVGMERAVIRPILGQPAFTIVMLTIGIGYVARGAITMIPGIGTETHALPVPYKDQVWNLGALVLSAEQMVVIAVTAVLCAGLYALFRFTRLGIAMQAASQNQLAAYYMGIPVKRLNGLVWGLAAAVAAIAGLLLAPITFVYANMGFIGLKAFPAAVVGGFGSLPGAIVGGLVIGVVESLSGFYLPEGFKDIAAYIVVLLMLMIKPNGLFGERLLKKV comes from the coding sequence GTGGAGTTCATCCAACTGGTGATCAGCGGCGTGGCGCAGGGTTGCATCTACGGCTTGATCGCGCTCGGCTTCGTGCTGATCTACAAGGCCACCGAGACCGTGAGCTTCGTGCAGGGCGACCTGATGATGCTGGGCGCCTTCTGCGGCTACGTCGGCATGACGCTGCTGGGCTTTCCGTTCTGGCTGGCGGTGCTGGCCAGCATCGCCGCCATGGGCCTGTTCGGCGTGGGCATGGAGCGCGCGGTGATCCGCCCCATCCTGGGCCAGCCGGCGTTCACCATCGTCATGCTGACCATCGGCATCGGCTACGTGGCGCGCGGCGCGATCACCATGATCCCCGGCATCGGCACCGAAACCCACGCCCTGCCCGTGCCCTACAAGGACCAGGTCTGGAACCTGGGCGCGCTGGTGCTCAGCGCCGAGCAGATGGTGGTGATCGCCGTCACCGCCGTGCTGTGCGCCGGCCTGTACGCGCTGTTTCGCTTCACGCGCCTTGGCATCGCCATGCAGGCAGCGTCGCAAAACCAGCTGGCCGCGTACTACATGGGCATCCCGGTCAAGCGCCTGAACGGCCTGGTGTGGGGCCTGGCGGCCGCCGTGGCCGCCATCGCCGGCCTGCTGCTGGCGCCCATCACCTTCGTGTACGCCAACATGGGCTTCATCGGCCTGAAGGCTTTTCCCGCCGCGGTGGTGGGCGGCTTCGGCAGCCTGCCGGGCGCCATCGTGGGCGGGCTGGTGATCGGCGTGGTCGAGTCGCTGTCGGGCTTTTACCTGCCCGAGGGCTTCAAGGACATCGCGGCCTACATCGTGGTGCTGCTGATGCTGATGATCAAACCCAATGGCCTGTTCGGTGAACGTTTGTTGAAAAAGGTCTGA
- a CDS encoding AMP-binding protein, producing MIDQPTTEDQRRIRRVALGDFVHRSALRFAERTAVVDGDTRLSYAELDARSSRLAHHLLGTVGSGKQIGMLCQNSADMVVAYNGIHKSGNVWVPVNIRLDAGAIAYVLKHAEVSAVVVDEALRADPALAAVLEQLAVPLILTMSTAGGPGDARVRTLAAAEAGHASTLPEVAIDSDQPALIMYTSGTTGNPKGAVHSHASVAAALMGNLAGLAITEHDVFSGVLPLYHCAQHCLVATVHIAGGCVVLLRGFVPDEVRASMRQERYTVFVGLPMMYGALLADPAFRMEGMRLAIYAMAPIPKPLIRQIAERLTPNVQLATGQTEMYPGTMTFKPLEHPGLDANYWGSSLPHNETAVMDDEGRLLGEGQPGEIVHRGANAMLGYFKDPQATAAAQRFGWHHTGDLGQWGPGGQMMFLDRKKDMIKTGGENVASVKVEAVLLAHPAVAGCGVIGLPHPRWAEAVCAVVVRKPGAELDEATLLAHCRQHLGGFEVPKLIRFVDALPATSTGKVQKHRLRQQFEALAQQAWADE from the coding sequence ATGATCGACCAACCCACCACCGAGGACCAACGCCGCATCCGCCGTGTCGCGCTGGGCGACTTCGTGCACCGCAGCGCGCTCCGGTTCGCCGAGCGCACCGCCGTCGTCGACGGCGACACGCGCCTGAGCTACGCCGAGCTGGACGCCCGCAGCTCGCGCTTGGCCCACCATCTGCTGGGCACGGTGGGCAGCGGCAAACAGATCGGCATGCTGTGCCAGAACTCGGCCGACATGGTGGTGGCCTACAACGGCATCCACAAGTCGGGCAACGTGTGGGTGCCGGTCAACATCCGGCTGGACGCCGGCGCCATCGCATACGTCCTCAAGCATGCCGAGGTGTCGGCGGTGGTGGTGGACGAGGCCCTGCGCGCCGACCCGGCGCTGGCCGCGGTGCTGGAGCAGCTGGCCGTGCCGCTGATCCTGACGATGAGCACCGCCGGCGGGCCGGGCGATGCGCGCGTGCGCACGCTGGCGGCGGCCGAGGCGGGGCACGCCAGCACGCTGCCCGAGGTGGCGATCGACAGCGACCAGCCCGCGCTCATCATGTACACCAGCGGCACCACCGGCAACCCCAAGGGCGCGGTGCACTCGCACGCCTCGGTGGCGGCGGCGCTGATGGGCAACCTGGCGGGCCTTGCCATCACCGAGCACGACGTGTTCTCGGGCGTGCTGCCGCTGTACCACTGCGCCCAGCACTGCCTGGTGGCCACCGTGCACATCGCCGGCGGCTGCGTGGTGCTGCTGCGCGGCTTCGTGCCCGACGAGGTGCGCGCGTCGATGCGCCAGGAGCGCTACACCGTCTTCGTCGGCCTGCCGATGATGTACGGCGCGCTGCTGGCCGACCCGGCTTTTCGCATGGAAGGCATGCGCCTGGCCATCTACGCCATGGCGCCCATTCCCAAGCCGCTCATCCGGCAGATCGCCGAGCGCCTGACGCCCAACGTGCAGCTGGCCACCGGCCAGACCGAGATGTATCCCGGCACCATGACCTTCAAGCCGCTGGAGCACCCGGGCCTGGACGCCAACTACTGGGGCAGCTCGCTGCCGCACAACGAGACGGCGGTGATGGACGACGAGGGCCGCCTGCTGGGCGAGGGCCAGCCCGGCGAGATCGTGCACCGCGGCGCCAACGCCATGCTGGGCTACTTCAAGGACCCGCAGGCGACGGCGGCCGCGCAGCGCTTCGGCTGGCACCACACGGGCGACCTGGGCCAGTGGGGGCCGGGCGGGCAGATGATGTTCCTGGACCGCAAGAAGGACATGATCAAGACCGGCGGCGAGAACGTGGCCAGCGTCAAGGTCGAGGCGGTGCTGCTGGCGCACCCGGCGGTGGCCGGCTGCGGCGTGATCGGCCTGCCGCACCCGCGCTGGGCCGAGGCGGTGTGCGCGGTGGTGGTGCGCAAGCCCGGCGCCGAGCTGGACGAGGCCACGCTGCTGGCGCACTGCCGCCAGCACCTGGGCGGCTTCGAGGTGCCCAAGCTGATCCGCTTCGTCGATGCGCTGCCGGCCACGTCGACCGGCAAGGTGCAGAAGCACCGGCTGCGCCAGCAATTCGAGGCGCTGGCGCAGCAGGCCTGGGCTGATGAGTAG
- a CDS encoding ABC transporter ATP-binding protein → MSTVILQLANVESSYGPIKAIRGVSLKVEQGQIATVLGSNGAGKTTILKTISGIIDPRKGSVHFKGQDITARDPAFIVQQGLSHVPEGREVFPLLSVHDNLLMGAYTRRDRDGVARDMEQVYAYFPILRERRAQDAGLLSGGQQQMLAISRALMAAPELILLDEPSLGLSPKLTKEIFEIVVRINRERGTTILLVEQNANMALNAADYGYVLENGRIVMEDTCAHLREKEDIKEFYLGMKESGVRGERRWKKKKTWR, encoded by the coding sequence ATGAGCACGGTGATCCTGCAGTTGGCCAACGTCGAAAGCTCCTACGGCCCCATCAAGGCCATCCGCGGCGTCAGCCTGAAGGTGGAACAGGGCCAGATCGCCACCGTGCTGGGCAGCAACGGCGCAGGCAAGACCACCATCCTCAAGACCATCTCGGGCATCATCGACCCGCGCAAGGGCAGCGTGCACTTCAAGGGCCAGGACATCACCGCCCGCGACCCGGCCTTCATCGTGCAGCAGGGGCTCTCGCACGTGCCCGAGGGGCGCGAAGTGTTCCCCCTGCTGTCGGTGCACGACAACCTGCTGATGGGCGCCTACACCCGCCGCGACCGCGACGGCGTGGCGCGCGACATGGAGCAGGTGTACGCGTACTTCCCGATCCTGCGGGAGCGCCGGGCGCAGGACGCCGGCCTGCTGTCGGGCGGCCAGCAGCAGATGCTGGCCATCAGCCGCGCGCTGATGGCCGCGCCCGAGCTGATCCTGCTGGACGAGCCCAGCCTGGGCCTGTCCCCAAAGCTGACCAAGGAGATCTTCGAGATCGTGGTGCGCATCAACCGCGAGCGCGGCACCACCATTTTGCTGGTCGAGCAGAACGCCAACATGGCGCTGAACGCCGCCGACTACGGTTACGTGCTGGAAAACGGCCGCATCGTGATGGAAGACACCTGTGCCCATCTGCGCGAGAAGGAGGACATCAAGGAGTTCTACCTGGGCATGAAGGAGTCCGGCGTACGCGGCGAGCGGCGCTGGAAGAAAAAGAAGACCTGGCGATGA
- a CDS encoding crotonase/enoyl-CoA hydratase family protein, whose translation MTEASAAVRVEQLDTVTVVTLERADVRNAVDAGTARALHAAFMAFEADAGARVAVLHGAHGHFCAGWDLQAGARLARQDAGAAQRLRQELDFAAADVQPLGPMGPSRLLLSKPVIAAVEGAAVAGGTELALWCDLRVMAEDAYFGIFCRRFGVPLIDGGTVRLPRLIGQSRALDLILTGRRVDAAEALAIGLANRVVPAGTARAAAIALARELAAFPPDTLRADRLSALTQWDWPLPEALQREWDGGKRCIGAALAGAARFAGGAGRHGDFEAS comes from the coding sequence ATGACCGAAGCCAGTGCAGCCGTCCGCGTCGAGCAGCTCGACACCGTCACCGTCGTCACGCTGGAGCGCGCCGACGTGCGCAACGCCGTGGACGCCGGCACGGCGCGCGCCCTGCACGCCGCCTTCATGGCCTTCGAGGCCGACGCCGGCGCCCGCGTGGCGGTGCTGCACGGCGCGCACGGCCACTTCTGCGCCGGCTGGGACCTGCAGGCCGGCGCGCGGCTGGCGCGCCAGGACGCGGGCGCCGCCCAGCGCCTGCGGCAGGAGCTGGACTTCGCCGCCGCCGACGTGCAGCCGCTGGGTCCCATGGGCCCCTCGCGCCTGCTGCTGTCCAAGCCGGTGATCGCGGCGGTCGAAGGCGCGGCCGTGGCCGGCGGCACCGAGCTGGCCCTGTGGTGCGACCTGCGCGTGATGGCCGAGGACGCGTACTTCGGCATCTTCTGCCGGCGCTTCGGCGTGCCGCTGATCGACGGCGGCACGGTGCGCCTGCCGCGCCTGATCGGCCAAAGCCGCGCGCTGGACCTGATCCTGACCGGGCGCCGGGTGGACGCGGCCGAGGCACTGGCCATCGGCCTGGCCAACCGCGTGGTGCCGGCGGGCACGGCGCGCGCGGCGGCCATCGCCCTGGCGCGCGAGCTGGCGGCCTTTCCGCCGGACACGCTGCGCGCCGACCGCCTGAGCGCGCTGACGCAATGGGACTGGCCGCTGCCCGAGGCCCTGCAGCGCGAGTGGGACGGCGGCAAGCGCTGCATCGGCGCCGCGCTGGCCGGTGCCGCGCGCTTTGCCGGCGGCGCCGGGCGGCATGGCGATTTCGAGGCCAGCTGA
- a CDS encoding acetyl-CoA C-acetyltransferase, with protein sequence MTEAFVFDAIRTPRGKGKKDGSLHEVKPIDLLAGTLQALRTRHDLDTAAVDDVVMGIVSPIGEQGSVLPKVAALKAGWDWRCAGMQVNRFCASGLEAVNLAAQKVRSGWEDLVVAGGVESMSRVPIGSDGGAWAQDPATSLATGFVPQGIGADLIATLEGFGRADVDAFAVTSQQRAAAARAAGHFKGSVVPVQDFLGQTILDEDEFIKPRTTVEALAGLKPSFEQLGAMGFDAVAQQRYPQVERIDHVHHAGNSSGIVDGAAAVLIGSEAAAKAHGLKPRARIVATALSGADPTIMLTGPMPATQKALAKAGLTIDQIDLFEVNEAFAAVPMKFMKDLKVPHEKLNVNGGAIAMGHPLGATGAMILGTLIDELHRRGLRYGLATLCVGGGMGIATIVERI encoded by the coding sequence ATGACCGAAGCGTTTGTGTTCGACGCCATCCGCACGCCGCGCGGCAAGGGCAAGAAGGACGGCAGCCTGCACGAAGTCAAGCCCATCGACCTGCTGGCCGGCACGCTGCAGGCGCTGCGCACGCGCCACGACCTGGACACCGCCGCCGTCGACGACGTGGTGATGGGCATCGTCTCGCCCATCGGCGAGCAGGGCTCGGTGCTGCCCAAGGTGGCGGCCCTCAAGGCCGGCTGGGACTGGCGCTGCGCGGGCATGCAGGTCAACCGCTTTTGCGCCTCGGGGCTGGAGGCGGTCAACCTGGCGGCGCAGAAGGTGCGCTCGGGCTGGGAGGACCTGGTGGTCGCCGGCGGCGTGGAGAGCATGAGCCGCGTGCCCATCGGCAGCGACGGCGGCGCCTGGGCGCAGGATCCGGCCACCAGCCTGGCGACGGGTTTCGTGCCGCAGGGCATCGGCGCCGACCTGATCGCCACGCTGGAGGGCTTCGGCCGCGCCGATGTGGACGCCTTTGCCGTCACCTCGCAGCAGCGCGCCGCCGCCGCGCGCGCGGCGGGCCACTTCAAGGGCTCGGTGGTGCCGGTGCAGGACTTTCTGGGCCAGACCATCCTGGATGAGGACGAGTTCATCAAGCCGCGCACCACGGTGGAGGCGCTGGCCGGCCTGAAACCCTCGTTTGAGCAGCTGGGCGCCATGGGCTTCGACGCGGTGGCGCAGCAGCGCTACCCGCAGGTCGAGCGCATCGACCACGTGCACCACGCGGGCAACTCCTCGGGCATCGTCGACGGCGCGGCAGCTGTGCTGATCGGCAGCGAGGCCGCGGCCAAGGCGCATGGGCTCAAACCCCGCGCGCGCATCGTCGCCACCGCGCTGTCGGGGGCTGACCCGACCATCATGCTGACCGGCCCCATGCCCGCCACGCAAAAGGCGCTGGCCAAGGCGGGCCTCACGATCGACCAGATCGACCTGTTCGAGGTCAACGAGGCCTTTGCCGCCGTGCCCATGAAGTTCATGAAGGACTTGAAGGTGCCGCACGAAAAGCTCAACGTCAACGGCGGCGCCATCGCCATGGGCCACCCGCTGGGCGCCACGGGCGCGATGATCCTGGGCACGCTGATCGACGAACTGCACCGCCGTGGCCTGCGCTACGGCCTGGCCACGCTGTGCGTGGGCGGGGGCATGGGCATTGCCACCATTGTCGAACGAATTTAA
- a CDS encoding branched-chain amino acid ABC transporter permease, translating to MRFIFKTSYEQDIRLAKHGGHVFWYGLLVLALVAAPWLLPEYWLAQLTFILIYGIAGLGLMLLSGYTGQISLGHAAFLGVGAYTQAVLANAGWPFPLAMAGAAVLAAAVGVVVGLPALRVKGIYLAIATLAFGFIVEEGFARWDSVTGGNAGLSVQAPAFFGWSIESTHGFYALCLATAALATLGIANLLRAPTGRAFVAIRDSEISAQSMGIHLARYKTLSFALSAALAGVAGALYAHKIQFLTPDQFSILQSIDLLLLVVIGGLGSIHGAFLGAIFLIAMPQLIALGKDWLPEAIGQAPGLQAVVYGVVLVAFVLFEPLGLYGRWLKMRTWLQLFPFYQRGMFRRQKSFQKSDRLK from the coding sequence ATGCGCTTCATCTTCAAGACCAGCTACGAGCAGGACATCCGCCTGGCCAAGCACGGCGGGCACGTGTTCTGGTACGGGCTGCTGGTGCTCGCCCTGGTGGCGGCGCCCTGGCTGCTGCCCGAATACTGGCTGGCGCAGCTGACCTTCATCCTCATCTACGGCATCGCCGGCCTGGGGCTGATGCTGCTGTCGGGCTACACCGGGCAGATCTCGCTGGGACACGCGGCCTTCCTGGGCGTGGGCGCCTACACGCAGGCGGTGCTGGCCAACGCCGGCTGGCCGTTTCCGCTGGCCATGGCGGGCGCGGCCGTGCTGGCCGCGGCGGTGGGCGTGGTGGTGGGCCTGCCGGCGCTGCGCGTCAAGGGCATCTACCTGGCCATCGCCACGCTGGCCTTCGGCTTCATCGTGGAGGAAGGCTTTGCCCGCTGGGACAGCGTGACCGGCGGCAACGCCGGCCTGTCGGTGCAGGCGCCGGCCTTCTTCGGCTGGTCGATCGAGTCGACCCACGGCTTCTACGCGCTGTGCCTGGCCACCGCCGCGCTGGCCACGCTGGGCATCGCCAACCTGCTGCGCGCGCCCACCGGCCGCGCCTTCGTGGCGATCCGCGACTCCGAGATCTCGGCGCAGAGCATGGGCATCCACCTGGCGCGCTACAAGACGCTGTCGTTCGCGCTGTCGGCCGCGCTGGCCGGCGTGGCGGGGGCGCTGTACGCGCACAAGATCCAGTTCCTGACGCCCGACCAGTTCAGCATCCTGCAGTCCATCGACCTGCTGCTGCTGGTCGTCATCGGTGGTCTGGGCTCCATCCACGGCGCCTTCCTGGGCGCCATCTTCCTGATCGCGATGCCCCAGCTCATCGCCCTGGGCAAGGACTGGCTGCCCGAGGCCATCGGCCAGGCGCCGGGCCTGCAAGCCGTGGTCTACGGCGTGGTGCTGGTCGCCTTCGTGCTGTTCGAGCCGCTGGGCCTGTACGGCCGCTGGCTGAAGATGCGCACCTGGCTGCAGCTGTTTCCCTTCTACCAGCGCGGCATGTTCAGGCGCCAGAAGTCGTTCCAGAAATCGGACCGCTTGAAATGA
- a CDS encoding long-chain fatty acid--CoA ligase, translating to MSNLWDLSRIQPRTDIVVPGDTIAAMFWNAVAQRGDTVWLREKELGLWRSWTWTQVGEAVAEIAGGLLSLGLAEGETASILSNTVPEWVLADLAVLSCGGVANGIYPTDAASQVHYLCEDSRTRVLFVEDDEQLDKALEVRERLPLLERIVVFDMEGLRDMDDPQVISLGALRELGRAHNRQHPDALKQRVAAVQPEDLAILVYTSGTTGRPKGAMHRHSALVYTAHGYNTLIARSEQDECMCFLPLCHIAERMGGEYYSLYTGARLNFVENPDTVPENVREIAPTVFTAVPRVWEKFYSGVTIALKESTRLQQAAYAWAIGVGRRIADRVLAGQPVPALLKARFRLARWLVLDNVRKMIGIHRARYLVTGAAPISPELVKWYLSLGVPMLEVWGMTETCGASTGVPAARIKPGSIGPAADFNQVRLDAATGEIQVKGPNVFAGYLNLPEKTAETFTADGWLRTGDVGTVDAEGFYRITDRMKDIIITAGGKNITPSELENELKFSPYVTDAVVIGDARAYLTVIIMIDQENVEKYAQDHDVPFSNYASLTRAPEVQALIQGVIDEVNRKFARVEQIKKFFLLDTQLTAEDEELTPTMKLKRKLVQTKYAPQIEAMYGH from the coding sequence ATGAGCAATCTTTGGGACCTCTCCCGCATCCAGCCGCGTACCGACATCGTGGTGCCCGGCGACACCATCGCCGCCATGTTCTGGAACGCGGTGGCGCAGCGCGGCGACACCGTCTGGCTGCGCGAGAAGGAGCTGGGCCTCTGGCGCAGCTGGACCTGGACGCAGGTGGGCGAGGCGGTGGCGGAGATCGCCGGCGGCCTGCTGAGCCTGGGCCTGGCCGAGGGCGAGACCGCCTCGATCCTGTCCAACACCGTGCCCGAATGGGTGCTGGCCGACCTGGCGGTGCTGTCGTGCGGCGGCGTGGCCAACGGCATCTACCCCACCGATGCGGCCAGCCAGGTGCACTACCTGTGCGAGGACTCGCGCACGCGCGTGCTGTTCGTCGAGGACGACGAGCAGCTGGACAAGGCGCTGGAGGTGCGCGAGCGCCTGCCCCTGCTGGAGCGGATCGTGGTGTTCGACATGGAGGGCCTGCGCGACATGGACGACCCGCAGGTCATCAGCCTGGGCGCCCTGCGCGAGCTGGGGCGCGCCCACAACCGGCAGCACCCGGACGCGCTGAAGCAGCGCGTGGCGGCCGTGCAGCCCGAGGACCTGGCGATCCTGGTCTACACCTCGGGCACCACCGGCAGGCCCAAGGGCGCCATGCACAGGCATTCGGCGCTGGTCTACACGGCGCACGGCTACAACACGCTGATCGCGCGCAGCGAGCAGGACGAGTGCATGTGCTTTCTGCCGCTGTGCCACATCGCCGAGCGCATGGGCGGCGAGTACTACTCGCTGTACACCGGGGCCAGGCTCAACTTCGTCGAGAACCCCGACACCGTGCCCGAGAACGTGCGCGAGATCGCGCCCACGGTGTTCACCGCCGTGCCGCGCGTGTGGGAGAAGTTCTATTCCGGCGTCACCATCGCGCTGAAGGAAAGCACGCGCCTGCAGCAGGCCGCCTACGCCTGGGCCATCGGCGTGGGCCGGCGGATCGCCGACCGCGTGCTGGCCGGCCAGCCGGTGCCGGCGCTGCTGAAGGCGCGCTTTCGGCTGGCGCGCTGGCTGGTGCTGGACAACGTGCGCAAGATGATCGGCATCCACCGCGCGCGCTATCTGGTGACGGGCGCGGCGCCGATCTCGCCCGAGCTGGTCAAGTGGTATCTGTCGCTGGGCGTGCCCATGCTGGAGGTGTGGGGCATGACCGAGACCTGCGGCGCCTCCACCGGCGTGCCGGCGGCGCGCATCAAGCCCGGCTCGATCGGGCCGGCGGCCGACTTCAACCAGGTGCGGCTGGACGCGGCCACGGGCGAAATCCAGGTCAAGGGCCCCAACGTATTCGCCGGCTACCTGAACCTGCCCGAGAAGACGGCCGAGACCTTCACCGCCGACGGCTGGCTGCGCACCGGCGACGTGGGCACGGTGGACGCGGAGGGCTTCTACCGCATCACCGACCGCATGAAGGACATCATCATCACCGCGGGCGGCAAGAACATCACGCCCAGCGAGCTGGAAAACGAGCTCAAGTTCAGCCCCTACGTGACCGACGCGGTGGTGATCGGCGACGCGCGCGCCTACCTCACGGTGATCATCATGATCGACCAGGAGAACGTCGAGAAGTACGCGCAGGACCACGACGTGCCGTTTTCCAACTACGCCAGCCTCACACGCGCGCCCGAGGTGCAGGCGCTGATCCAGGGCGTGATCGACGAGGTGAACCGCAAGTTCGCCCGCGTCGAGCAGATCAAGAAGTTCTTCCTGCTCGACACGCAGCTCACGGCCGAGGACGAGGAGCTGACCCCGACCATGAAGCTCAAGCGCAAGCTGGTGCAGACCAAGTACGCACCGCAGATCGAGGCCATGTACGGCCACTGA
- a CDS encoding ABC transporter ATP-binding protein → MTDGILLSAKHLSVRFGGVLAVNDVSFDVRRGEVFTLIGPNGAGKTTVFNLISRFYQPTSGSIDYAGPRGKVDLTARAPHQVAALGIARTFQNIELFEHASVLHNLLVGRHTHRRTGFWSELLFTSATRRAELAAREHVERVIELLDLQRYRDLLVAGLPYGVRKVVELARALCAEPRLLLLDEPSSGLNVEETDDMAFWIQDIVHELGVTVLMVEHDMGLVSRVSDRVVALNQGEVLAMGTPAEVQADARVAEAYLGSIEDVSSLRRQA, encoded by the coding sequence ATGACGGACGGCATCCTGCTCTCGGCCAAGCACTTGAGCGTGCGCTTCGGCGGCGTGCTGGCCGTCAACGACGTCAGCTTCGACGTGCGCCGCGGCGAGGTGTTCACCCTGATCGGGCCCAACGGCGCCGGCAAGACCACGGTGTTCAACCTCATCAGCCGCTTCTACCAGCCCACCAGCGGCAGCATCGACTACGCCGGCCCGCGGGGCAAGGTCGATCTCACCGCGCGGGCGCCGCACCAGGTGGCCGCGCTGGGCATCGCGCGCACGTTCCAGAACATCGAGCTGTTCGAGCACGCCAGCGTGCTGCACAACCTGCTGGTCGGGCGCCACACGCACCGCCGGACGGGTTTTTGGAGCGAGCTGCTGTTCACCTCCGCCACGCGCCGCGCCGAGCTGGCCGCGCGCGAGCACGTCGAGCGCGTGATCGAGCTGCTGGACCTGCAGCGCTACCGCGACCTGCTGGTGGCCGGCCTGCCCTACGGTGTGCGCAAGGTGGTGGAACTGGCGCGCGCGCTGTGCGCCGAGCCGCGCTTGCTGCTGCTGGACGAGCCCTCGTCGGGTCTGAACGTGGAGGAAACCGACGACATGGCCTTCTGGATCCAGGACATCGTGCACGAGCTGGGCGTGACCGTGCTGATGGTGGAGCACGACATGGGTCTGGTCTCGCGCGTGTCCGACCGCGTGGTGGCGCTCAACCAGGGCGAGGTGCTGGCCATGGGCACGCCCGCCGAGGTGCAGGCCGACGCCCGGGTGGCCGAGGCCTACCTGGGCTCGATCGAGGACGTGTCCTCGCTGCGGAGGCAGGCATGA